A window of bacterium contains these coding sequences:
- a CDS encoding DUF4097 family beta strand repeat protein, translated as MKMREILFLLIWLFLGLFINRTVFDNHPDFFFKRRNPDIGHQIGETGRRLGEAGREIGREFAQSGKGIAEGASEFSRAMEELARQMHGLGEEMADSISSSGVDIAKLGATRDTELSDIAGSSKLKNLSPEFPMHSKKLGIETFDLEGATTVEFRLWPGTFEFVSGGELSADVELFAEQGSDGEFEEFAANFKISKKITDSTLVLKIGDRDLENRDISAYAGARGRITVPKGVAVVLRGSYNDISASDLDGDFDFELPRGAMFASNLNGPLTATVFVGRIELENIDGDAEVTITAGDTSVYGFEGDIKIAATGNVILDEIDGDAEVSIGAGNLDCTGVTGDFTCSVAAGNVTISRIDGAATIRLGTGELIADGIEAGVTARVANGNATLKRVKGEVELACGVGNLTVRGTDAGDLESLTAKVTTGNLALGASRLDKLSITAETNAGKISLDAANAHPVSKGIGASLSWGDGEVTAKLTAGTGNITVEEE; from the coding sequence ATGAAGATGCGCGAAATATTATTTCTGTTGATCTGGCTCTTTTTGGGGCTTTTCATCAACCGTACCGTTTTCGACAATCATCCTGATTTCTTCTTCAAGAGGAGGAATCCGGACATCGGCCACCAGATTGGCGAAACCGGCCGAAGGCTGGGCGAGGCCGGCCGAGAAATCGGAAGAGAGTTCGCGCAAAGCGGCAAGGGAATCGCAGAAGGGGCATCGGAATTCTCGCGCGCCATGGAAGAGCTGGCCCGCCAAATGCACGGTCTTGGCGAAGAGATGGCGGACTCGATTTCGTCCTCCGGCGTTGACATCGCTAAGCTCGGGGCGACGCGCGATACGGAGCTTTCGGACATCGCGGGAAGCTCCAAGCTGAAAAACTTGAGCCCGGAGTTTCCCATGCATTCGAAGAAACTAGGTATTGAAACGTTCGATTTGGAAGGGGCCACAACGGTCGAATTCCGGCTTTGGCCGGGCACGTTCGAGTTCGTTTCGGGCGGGGAGCTGTCGGCGGATGTCGAGCTGTTCGCAGAGCAGGGAAGCGACGGGGAATTCGAGGAATTTGCGGCAAACTTCAAAATAAGTAAAAAAATCACGGATTCGACGCTTGTTCTGAAAATAGGCGATCGCGATCTTGAAAACAGAGACATTTCCGCATACGCCGGTGCGCGAGGCAGGATAACGGTTCCCAAAGGCGTCGCGGTCGTTCTGCGGGGCAGCTACAACGATATTTCTGCTTCAGACCTCGACGGCGACTTTGATTTTGAGCTACCTCGGGGCGCGATGTTCGCGTCCAATTTGAACGGGCCTTTGACTGCAACCGTTTTTGTCGGCCGTATTGAACTCGAAAACATCGACGGCGATGCCGAAGTAACAATCACCGCGGGTGACACATCGGTTTACGGCTTCGAGGGCGACATCAAAATCGCCGCGACAGGAAACGTTATACTGGATGAAATAGACGGCGACGCCGAAGTGTCAATCGGAGCAGGCAACCTTGATTGCACCGGAGTTACGGGAGATTTTACTTGCAGCGTCGCCGCAGGGAACGTGACGATTTCACGCATTGACGGCGCGGCAACAATCAGGCTTGGCACCGGCGAGCTGATCGCAGACGGTATCGAAGCCGGAGTAACGGCGAGAGTTGCCAACGGAAACGCAACGCTTAAGCGCGTGAAGGGAGAAGTCGAGCTGGCATGCGGCGTCGGGAATTTAACAGTGCGCGGCACCGACGCGGGCGACCTTGAATCGCTCACCGCAAAGGTGACAACCGGAAATCTCGCGCTCGGCGCCTCGCGTCTGGACAAGCTATCCATTACCGCCGAGACGAACGCGGGAAAAATATCGCTTGACGCCGCAAACGCACATCCAGTCAGCAAAGGTATTGGGGCGAGCCTATCCTGGGGGGACGGGGAAGTGACCGCAAAGCTGACCGCGGGCACCGGCAACATCACGGTGGAGGAGGAATAA
- a CDS encoding zf-HC2 domain-containing protein has translation MKCSEIRRLVSAYSDDALEIDGMRMVSMHLKRCADCTRYFEEVRAIGAIASKSETSDRDIALENRIFAVIVEQARKKTMFERLAERFIPDWRYAAAGSIFLLAVSFGLISATPAGNVLRDYAGASAKYIGNEYRDSADFFSNAIAKGKEAISGLSRALLGEPRNNEESSDESSQAETSLVPATEGLA, from the coding sequence ATGAAATGCTCCGAAATCAGAAGGCTTGTGAGTGCGTATTCCGACGACGCTCTGGAAATTGACGGGATGCGTATGGTCAGCATGCACCTCAAAAGGTGCGCGGACTGCACGCGCTACTTTGAAGAAGTCCGGGCCATCGGCGCGATAGCGTCTAAATCCGAGACTTCCGACCGCGACATCGCTCTCGAAAACAGGATTTTCGCCGTTATCGTCGAGCAGGCCAGAAAAAAGACCATGTTCGAACGGCTCGCCGAGCGGTTCATTCCCGACTGGCGCTATGCGGCGGCGGGCAGCATTTTTCTGCTTGCGGTTTCGTTCGGCTTGATTTCGGCCACTCCCGCAGGCAACGTTTTGAGGGACTATGCAGGCGCAAGTGCGAAATACATAGGGAACGAGTACCGCGATTCCGCCGACTTTTTCTCGAACGCGATTGCGAAAGGCAAGGAAGCGATCTCGGGGCTGTCGCGTGCGCTGCTGGGCGAGCCACGGAATAACGAAGAAAGTTCAGACGAATCCAGCCAGGCCGAAACTTCTCTGGTTCCGGCGACGGAGGGGCTTGCGTGA
- a CDS encoding RNA polymerase sigma factor: protein MVQIPTSLVLACADRDERAWRELIKLTTTPLMGLARRYLSSETLAEDALQEAYIKVWRNIGSLRDASKAYSWMASIVVNECRQSWNRNKKHIGTDLEDVEYSLGEAGEHEAEMKGRERSEIVQAALKKLPPKLREILILREFQDMEYDEIARAAGIPVGTVRSRLARAREKWIEIVKGLVPGGDLLSLASD from the coding sequence ATGGTTCAGATTCCAACCAGTCTGGTTCTAGCCTGTGCGGACAGGGACGAGCGGGCATGGCGCGAGCTTATCAAGCTCACCACGACGCCGCTAATGGGTCTCGCCCGGCGTTATTTGTCGAGCGAAACGCTGGCGGAAGATGCGCTTCAGGAAGCGTATATCAAAGTCTGGCGCAACATCGGCTCCCTCCGAGACGCTTCGAAGGCCTACTCGTGGATGGCATCGATCGTCGTGAACGAATGCCGCCAATCCTGGAACAGGAACAAGAAGCACATCGGAACCGACCTCGAGGACGTGGAATATTCGCTCGGGGAAGCGGGCGAACACGAGGCCGAAATGAAGGGGCGGGAACGCTCCGAAATAGTCCAGGCCGCGCTGAAAAAGCTTCCGCCGAAGCTGCGTGAAATCCTCATCCTCCGCGAGTTCCAAGACATGGAATATGACGAGATCGCCCGCGCCGCGGGAATCCCGGTCGGGACCGTCCGAAGCCGTCTGGCCCGCGCCAGGGAGAAGTGGATTGAAATCGTCAAGGGGCTGGTGCCCGGCGGCGACTTGTTGAGTCTTGCATCCGATTAG